A part of Deinococcus sp. QL22 genomic DNA contains:
- the ribE gene encoding 6,7-dimethyl-8-ribityllumazine synthase codes for MQHIEAHLIATDLKIAIVNTRWNHFIVDRLVEGAQTAFVQHGGTTENLTLVTVPGAFEVPLVAKKLAESGEYDAVVCLGAVIKGATDHYDFVAGNAASGLARVSLETGVPVAFGVLTTDTIEQAIERAGTKAGNKGIEAVLAVIETANLLRKL; via the coding sequence ATGCAGCACATTGAAGCCCACCTGATCGCCACCGACCTCAAGATCGCCATCGTGAATACCCGCTGGAACCATTTCATCGTGGACCGCTTGGTCGAGGGGGCACAGACCGCCTTCGTCCAGCACGGAGGAACCACCGAGAACCTGACCCTGGTCACCGTCCCGGGCGCATTTGAGGTGCCGCTGGTCGCCAAAAAGCTTGCGGAGAGTGGCGAGTACGACGCCGTGGTCTGCCTGGGCGCGGTCATCAAGGGCGCCACCGATCACTACGACTTCGTGGCTGGGAACGCGGCCTCCGGGCTGGCCCGGGTCAGTCTGGAGACGGGCGTGCCGGTCGCGTTCGGGGTGTTGACCACGGATACCATCGAGCAGGCCATCGAACGCGCGGGCACCAAGGCTGGGAACAAAGGAATAGAGGCCGTGCTGGCCGTGATTGAGACCGCCAACCTGCTCAGAAAGTTGTGA
- a CDS encoding PAS domain S-box protein, protein MTESPTTPLTFSPVSSGPALFQALIEHSADLITLLDRDGRILYQSPSVQRYLGCDRTPTAEGHHVTFTALHLEDRERISQQLMQLLPGVTVSLSPYRLQHANGSWCWLEGTAINLLHDPNVGAVLVQARNATLRIHAEQRARALEGLSTALASTNTTSEVVQIILLQGLEAMGASAGSVMLLCSDRQHVEIVGSAGYPAREERPWRRFPLESAVPAADAIRAGQDLFLTREDWLTLYPQWQHLLTPASGNQAVLPLRMNGHVMGAITLSFVENRALSKTQRRFLRTIAAQCALALERSELNARLQQQERFYRKITEYSHDLVSIIGLDGVTQYISPAMTPMLGYTPEERLGVNVFNGIHPEDLDRVMQVFREAVRSRTPVLTTYRFQHKEGHWVWLESTGVNSTDDPDIGGVMINTRDVTVRIAAEEALHLQLRRFQHLVNLTADFAAQDSLEQLIQAALDHCLDLTAYDYGFFFPMDGNSPIELLRAGQVADELFAWTTPWAKAHRAGEVGKALRRQAAFFAGPDEPVFSPPEALPRRVWTSLAVLPIVTREVLRGFLAFGTNDAVDVDEDSRRLLLGVGEQTSRVVERSVHLKELQQSREETLRAMGLALEYRDYETKGHTDRVVAFTERLGRVLGFSGADLDALRWGAFLHDTGKVAIPDAILLKPGKLTPEEWDVIKRHPGIGYEMLEHIPSLPPTTLEVVLYHQERWNGSGYPKGLAGTDIPLAARVFAVVDVYDALTSERPYKRPGRPRKPPSSFARRPGCCWMNGLFRPSCTSWIRRESSPH, encoded by the coding sequence GTGACTGAGTCCCCAACCACGCCATTGACCTTCAGCCCCGTGTCCAGTGGCCCAGCTCTTTTTCAGGCGCTCATTGAGCACAGCGCTGACCTGATCACCCTGCTCGACCGGGACGGCCGCATCCTGTACCAGAGCCCGTCCGTTCAGCGGTACCTGGGCTGTGACCGCACGCCCACGGCTGAGGGGCACCACGTAACCTTCACCGCCCTCCACCTGGAAGACCGTGAACGCATTTCCCAGCAGCTGATGCAGTTGCTGCCTGGCGTCACCGTGAGCCTGTCTCCTTACCGCCTCCAGCACGCCAACGGGAGTTGGTGCTGGTTAGAAGGAACGGCCATCAACCTGCTGCACGATCCCAATGTGGGCGCGGTGCTCGTGCAGGCCCGCAACGCGACCCTCCGCATCCACGCCGAGCAGCGCGCCCGCGCCTTGGAAGGTCTCAGCACCGCGCTGGCGAGCACGAACACCACGTCCGAGGTCGTGCAGATCATCCTCCTTCAGGGCCTAGAAGCCATGGGCGCCAGTGCAGGCAGCGTGATGCTGCTCTGTTCAGATCGGCAGCACGTGGAGATCGTGGGCAGTGCCGGGTATCCCGCCCGCGAAGAGCGTCCGTGGCGGCGCTTTCCCCTAGAGAGCGCCGTTCCCGCAGCAGACGCGATTCGCGCAGGGCAAGACCTGTTTCTGACGCGTGAGGATTGGCTGACCCTGTATCCGCAGTGGCAACATCTTCTCACGCCGGCCAGCGGGAACCAGGCGGTTCTTCCCCTGCGGATGAACGGCCACGTGATGGGCGCGATTACCCTTTCGTTCGTGGAGAACAGGGCCCTGAGCAAAACACAACGTCGGTTCCTACGCACCATTGCCGCTCAGTGCGCCCTGGCACTGGAGCGCAGCGAGTTGAATGCGCGACTTCAGCAGCAGGAGCGCTTCTACCGCAAAATCACCGAATACAGTCATGACCTGGTCAGCATCATTGGGCTGGATGGGGTGACCCAGTACATCAGCCCGGCCATGACGCCCATGCTGGGCTACACGCCAGAGGAACGGTTGGGCGTCAATGTGTTCAACGGAATCCATCCGGAAGATCTCGACCGGGTGATGCAGGTCTTCCGGGAAGCGGTCAGGTCTCGAACCCCGGTGCTGACCACTTACCGCTTTCAGCACAAAGAGGGCCACTGGGTGTGGCTGGAATCCACCGGCGTCAACTCGACTGATGATCCAGACATCGGGGGGGTGATGATCAATACGCGCGACGTCACGGTACGGATTGCCGCCGAGGAGGCCCTGCACCTTCAGCTGCGCCGCTTTCAGCATCTGGTCAATCTCACGGCGGACTTCGCCGCCCAGGACTCGTTAGAACAGCTCATTCAGGCGGCGCTGGACCACTGCCTAGACCTCACCGCGTACGACTACGGCTTTTTCTTTCCCATGGATGGGAACAGCCCGATCGAGCTGCTTCGGGCTGGACAGGTGGCCGACGAGCTCTTCGCCTGGACGACCCCGTGGGCCAAAGCCCACCGCGCTGGGGAAGTCGGCAAGGCGTTGCGGCGTCAGGCAGCCTTTTTCGCCGGACCAGACGAGCCCGTGTTCAGCCCGCCCGAGGCTTTGCCCCGACGGGTCTGGACCTCTCTGGCGGTGTTGCCCATCGTGACACGTGAGGTGCTGCGCGGCTTCCTGGCGTTCGGCACGAACGACGCGGTGGACGTGGACGAGGACAGCCGGCGGCTGCTGCTGGGGGTGGGGGAGCAGACCAGCCGGGTGGTGGAGCGCAGCGTTCATTTGAAGGAACTCCAGCAGTCGCGCGAAGAGACCCTGCGGGCCATGGGTCTGGCGCTGGAGTACCGCGATTACGAGACTAAAGGACACACCGACCGCGTGGTGGCCTTCACCGAGAGGCTAGGCCGGGTTCTGGGGTTTTCCGGCGCTGACCTGGACGCCCTGCGCTGGGGCGCGTTCCTGCACGACACGGGGAAAGTCGCCATTCCCGATGCGATCTTGCTGAAGCCGGGGAAACTGACACCGGAGGAATGGGACGTGATCAAGCGGCACCCGGGGATTGGGTACGAGATGCTGGAGCACATTCCTTCTCTGCCGCCGACCACCCTGGAAGTGGTGCTGTACCACCAGGAGCGCTGGAATGGCAGCGGGTACCCGAAGGGTCTGGCTGGCACGGATATTCCTCTCGCCGCCCGCGTCTTCGCTGTGGTTGACGTCTACGACGCCTTGACCAGTGAACGGCCTTACAAAAGGCCTGGACGCCCCAGGAAGCCGCCGAGCAGCTTCGCCAGGAGGCCGGGGTGCTGCTGGATGAACGGGTTGTTCAGGCCTTCCTGCACATCTTGGATCAGGAGGGAGAGCTCACCACACTAG
- a CDS encoding alpha/beta fold hydrolase translates to MTVLDLTFAQRSSASITGSGPQTLLCAHGFCSHQGIFRHQVAAFAQTHRIVTYDLAGFGQSDSDLWRAERHQRFEGYAADMVRLIDELDLRNITLLGASMSAMIGLLASLERPERFDALVFIGANPRYLNDATYKGGFERGDVDSFYGLIDGRQDWQGTLTGILLNQPVSLPLQEIAESVRGVKPEVAGVVARAIFESDYRSLLSQARHPVLVTQTRADSAVPESVALYLHRSLPNSQLAFLPGVGHIPNFTEPEVFNAAVKQFLVQVLQGQD, encoded by the coding sequence ATGACTGTTCTTGATCTGACGTTCGCCCAGCGATCCAGCGCCTCCATCACCGGGTCTGGCCCGCAGACACTGCTGTGCGCCCACGGCTTTTGTTCCCACCAGGGAATTTTCCGACACCAGGTGGCTGCTTTTGCACAGACCCACCGGATCGTGACGTATGATCTCGCTGGCTTCGGACAGTCGGATTCAGACCTGTGGCGCGCGGAGCGTCACCAGCGGTTCGAAGGGTACGCGGCCGACATGGTGCGCTTGATCGACGAACTTGACCTGCGGAACATTACCCTGCTGGGTGCCTCCATGAGCGCGATGATCGGACTGCTGGCTTCACTGGAACGTCCAGAACGCTTCGACGCGTTGGTGTTCATCGGGGCGAATCCGCGTTACCTGAATGACGCGACCTACAAGGGCGGCTTCGAGCGGGGGGATGTGGACAGCTTCTACGGGTTGATCGATGGGCGTCAGGACTGGCAGGGTACCCTGACGGGTATCCTGCTCAACCAGCCGGTGTCTCTCCCTCTCCAGGAGATCGCTGAGAGCGTGCGGGGGGTGAAGCCTGAGGTGGCGGGTGTGGTGGCGCGGGCCATCTTCGAGTCGGACTACCGCTCCCTGCTGTCTCAGGCACGACATCCGGTTCTCGTGACGCAGACCCGGGCGGACAGCGCTGTTCCTGAAAGCGTGGCGCTGTACCTGCACCGTAGCCTGCCGAACTCGCAACTGGCTTTCCTGCCAGGCGTCGGTCACATTCCCAACTTCACAGAACCCGAAGTGTTCAACGCGGCCGTCAAACAATTCCTGGTTCAAGTGCTGCAGGGGCAGGATTAA
- a CDS encoding GAF domain-containing protein has protein sequence MSEPSAAPPSLTDRLQDVTEALAAATRPAGIFGIVLQPALAALDAAAGAVLLISTAGDRLEIAATHAREDGTPTIWQNSPLDATLPTGDALIQHMPQFFEHQEALTTAYPALVERAGASVPIANAVLPMFLDGEPLGTIVLDFTEPHPFMPEERRFLRILAAQCAIAIGRARLSADLQRQVEARTRELQEAGVRAEVLATLGDALQRADSPEDVATLALEPLGHALGASSAMVVRLEHGFLNVPTIWGQVLPAMAALQTRDVPLQEATLLAECVRTDRAGYYADYNAARGGLSGLPTVAFAVEPIHGPGGGVAGFLCVWRPPRAQPWPEGDQDLLRRAAGTLGLALKRAENAAQLGAHTRQLDEERAALDAFVAYKTAVGSESDVLALARQAVRVVRANLVHVSVAYYELEDSLWKARVWSEDIPAHIVTQIRQGVPQDAPNYAQAARTGEAVFADGWSPAANAVEQAEAYGAAAFLPLGRHGQVQSLFSVGTRDARAWTEREKAMVQAVVSGLNLTLERTDITRRLQEQNAELDARTRALDAFAELWRDFTLQSDPYALIRRAQEVMLSLLPDGFALYYEIEDGRWRVRAQVGDLRNPELQAAVDAGLQLDTAPNLLTPWTTRKPSYQEQYPPNLDHLGDKASGVGATVTLPVMVEGEPCGVIAVVLFGARGWSAVDRVVLESTVRSLGLAIEGARGAAELRRASRFNELVLNSIGEGLTTTDVQGRSTLANPAALTMLGYAAEDFLDLPQHALIHHSYPDGSPFPREACAVYAASRDGQVHRRKDEVFWRKDGSSFPVEYTSTPILNEGGEIEGSVLVFRDVTERQRAEVTLREANEELRRSNQELEQFAYVASHDLQEPLRTVASFSQLLAHRYAGQFDERGQMYVRLMSEGTERMARLLQDLLAFSRVAHGNAALEPVNTGGILVQVRQDLDAQLGRTGAQLELGELPDVRGDASQLRQLFQNLIGNALKFSHPERPPVVRVQAQRDGALVRFSVQDNGVGIAPEYFERIFTIFQRLHTREQYEGSGIGLSIVRKIVERHGGRIWLESTPAMGTTFVFTLPAAEAGA, from the coding sequence ATGTCCGAACCGTCCGCGGCGCCCCCCTCTCTGACTGATCGCCTGCAGGACGTCACCGAAGCGCTCGCCGCCGCGACCAGGCCTGCCGGCATCTTCGGAATCGTGCTCCAGCCCGCCCTGGCGGCCCTGGACGCGGCCGCGGGCGCGGTTCTTCTGATCAGTACTGCGGGCGACCGCCTGGAAATCGCCGCCACCCACGCCCGCGAGGACGGAACGCCGACCATCTGGCAGAACAGCCCCCTTGATGCCACCCTCCCCACCGGGGACGCTCTGATCCAGCACATGCCGCAGTTCTTCGAGCATCAGGAAGCGCTGACGACCGCCTACCCCGCCCTCGTGGAACGCGCCGGTGCCAGCGTCCCGATCGCCAACGCCGTCCTGCCGATGTTCCTCGATGGGGAGCCCCTGGGCACCATCGTGCTGGATTTCACGGAACCGCACCCGTTCATGCCGGAAGAGCGGCGCTTCCTGCGCATCCTGGCGGCGCAGTGCGCGATCGCCATAGGCCGCGCCCGTCTGTCCGCTGACCTGCAGCGGCAGGTGGAGGCGCGCACCCGTGAGCTCCAGGAAGCTGGTGTTCGCGCGGAAGTCTTGGCCACTCTGGGTGACGCCCTGCAGCGTGCCGACTCACCAGAAGACGTGGCCACCCTGGCCCTGGAACCCCTCGGTCACGCCCTGGGCGCCAGTAGCGCCATGGTCGTTCGCCTGGAGCACGGCTTCCTGAATGTGCCGACCATTTGGGGTCAGGTTCTGCCCGCCATGGCGGCCCTGCAGACCCGAGATGTTCCCCTGCAGGAAGCGACCCTGCTGGCCGAATGTGTCCGCACCGACCGGGCAGGGTATTATGCGGATTACAACGCGGCGCGGGGCGGGCTCAGCGGGCTGCCCACGGTGGCCTTCGCGGTGGAGCCCATTCACGGTCCCGGAGGCGGGGTGGCCGGATTCCTGTGTGTGTGGCGCCCCCCGCGCGCCCAGCCCTGGCCGGAAGGCGACCAGGACCTCCTGCGCCGCGCCGCTGGCACCCTCGGCCTGGCCCTCAAACGCGCCGAGAACGCCGCGCAACTTGGGGCGCACACCCGGCAGCTGGACGAGGAACGCGCCGCACTCGACGCCTTCGTCGCCTACAAGACCGCGGTGGGCAGCGAGAGCGACGTGCTGGCCCTCGCGCGTCAAGCCGTGCGGGTGGTGCGCGCGAACCTAGTGCACGTCAGCGTCGCGTACTACGAACTGGAGGACAGCCTGTGGAAAGCACGGGTATGGTCTGAGGACATCCCCGCGCACATCGTCACGCAGATCCGGCAGGGGGTGCCGCAGGATGCACCGAACTACGCCCAGGCGGCCCGCACCGGCGAGGCGGTGTTCGCGGATGGCTGGAGTCCCGCGGCCAATGCGGTCGAGCAGGCCGAGGCTTACGGGGCCGCGGCCTTCCTGCCCCTGGGCAGGCATGGCCAGGTCCAGAGCCTCTTTTCGGTGGGCACACGAGACGCCCGGGCGTGGACCGAGCGCGAGAAAGCTATGGTGCAGGCGGTGGTCAGCGGCCTGAACCTCACCCTGGAACGTACGGATATTACCCGGCGCCTGCAGGAACAGAACGCGGAACTTGACGCGCGCACCCGGGCCCTGGACGCCTTCGCGGAACTCTGGCGGGACTTCACCCTGCAGAGCGACCCGTACGCCCTGATCCGGCGGGCGCAGGAAGTGATGCTCTCCCTGCTTCCGGACGGCTTCGCGCTGTACTACGAGATTGAAGACGGGCGGTGGCGCGTCCGGGCACAGGTGGGGGACCTGCGCAACCCGGAACTGCAGGCCGCGGTGGACGCAGGGCTGCAGCTCGATACGGCGCCCAACCTGCTCACACCCTGGACGACCCGGAAGCCGTCTTACCAGGAGCAGTACCCGCCGAACCTGGACCACCTGGGCGACAAGGCGAGCGGCGTGGGCGCCACGGTCACCCTGCCCGTCATGGTCGAGGGGGAGCCCTGCGGGGTCATCGCAGTGGTCCTCTTCGGGGCCCGTGGCTGGTCCGCGGTGGACCGGGTGGTGCTAGAAAGTACGGTGCGCAGTCTGGGCCTGGCTATTGAAGGCGCCCGGGGCGCCGCCGAGCTGCGGCGGGCATCGCGGTTCAACGAGCTCGTGCTCAACAGCATCGGAGAAGGGCTGACCACTACGGATGTCCAGGGCCGCTCCACGCTGGCGAACCCAGCGGCGTTGACGATGCTGGGATACGCGGCAGAGGACTTTCTGGATCTCCCGCAGCATGCCCTGATCCACCATTCGTACCCGGACGGGTCTCCCTTCCCCCGGGAAGCCTGCGCGGTCTATGCGGCGTCCAGGGATGGGCAGGTGCACCGGCGGAAGGACGAGGTGTTCTGGCGCAAGGATGGCTCGTCCTTCCCGGTGGAATACACCAGCACGCCCATCTTGAACGAGGGTGGGGAGATTGAGGGTTCGGTGCTGGTGTTCCGGGACGTGACGGAACGCCAACGGGCGGAAGTCACCCTGAGGGAGGCGAATGAGGAACTGCGCCGATCGAACCAGGAACTCGAGCAGTTCGCGTATGTTGCGTCCCATGATTTGCAGGAGCCCCTGCGGACGGTGGCGAGCTTCTCGCAGTTGCTGGCCCACCGGTATGCGGGGCAGTTCGACGAGCGGGGGCAGATGTATGTCCGGCTGATGAGCGAGGGAACCGAGCGCATGGCGCGCCTCCTGCAGGATCTGCTCGCGTTCTCGCGGGTGGCGCATGGTAACGCGGCCCTAGAGCCAGTGAACACGGGCGGTATTCTCGTGCAGGTGAGGCAGGACTTGGACGCGCAGCTTGGACGCACCGGCGCTCAGCTCGAACTTGGGGAGCTGCCGGACGTGCGGGGGGACGCGTCTCAGCTGCGCCAGCTGTTTCAGAACCTGATCGGCAACGCCTTGAAGTTCAGTCACCCGGAACGGCCGCCTGTGGTGCGCGTACAAGCTCAGCGCGACGGTGCCCTGGTGCGCTTCAGCGTGCAGGACAACGGGGTGGGGATTGCGCCAGAGTACTTCGAGCGGATCTTCACGATTTTCCAGCGGCTGCACACCCGCGAACAGTACGAGGGGAGTGGCATTGGCCTGTCCATCGTCCGGAAGATCGTGGAGCGGCATGGGGGGCGGATTTGGCTGGAGAGCACACCGGCCATGGGGACGACCTTTGTCTTTACCCTGCCGGCGGCGGAGGCGGGCGCATGA
- a CDS encoding response regulator, which yields MRVLLVEDHLADAVLLSEWLELAGIVWEVVHVVTFADAALRWQDGSFAALLLDLDIPDGFGLNLVERGLELAGDVPVVVLSGRADEAVAAGAVELGVRAYVVKGPTSVQSLLAALERQAIP from the coding sequence ATGCGGGTGCTGCTGGTGGAGGATCATCTTGCAGACGCTGTGTTGCTCTCTGAATGGTTGGAGCTGGCTGGAATCGTGTGGGAGGTGGTGCATGTGGTGACGTTCGCGGACGCTGCCTTGCGCTGGCAGGACGGCAGCTTCGCCGCCCTGCTGCTGGATCTCGATATTCCGGATGGGTTCGGGCTGAACCTGGTGGAACGTGGGCTGGAGCTGGCTGGCGATGTGCCGGTGGTGGTCCTGAGCGGGCGAGCGGATGAGGCGGTGGCGGCTGGAGCCGTGGAACTGGGCGTGCGGGCCTACGTGGTGAAGGGGCCCACGTCCGTGCAGAGTCTGCTGGCTGCTCTGGAGAGACAGGCAATCCCGTGA
- a CDS encoding EAL domain-containing protein: protein MNPALVGDEVLMHSMEGQYNPALVALSYAIATIASYAALSLAGRVAASGGRERAAWLVGGAAAMGLGIWAMHFVGMLAFSLSTPVAYDPLTVLASLIVAVLASGVALFTAGRSHLRLPRLLLSGLTMGFGVAAMHYMGMSAMRLGGSMGYNPPLVVLSVLIAVAASIVALWLAFRLRDGTAPGVSRLMAALVMGGAVVGMHYTGQSATRFSTHSAHEVASPIQGVDALGLAVQVAAGTLFVLLLALFAAFANERVKAQARRVEERIQQSRALEARVAERTAELEAERRHLERLAEQRRRLLEVARAILPSRSSGETISTVLGAVRELLDIDVATFLRFEPGARRLRPSGMIGAERMSPGDPAENWSADQGVIGDTLRSGRAELVNQAHLDPRSVYPDGVQVEIEHLISVPLTTKRGLLGVFYFNRLRNPPFREDEFELVQLFISYAAAAVEQRELTDQLAHQATHDSLTGLPNRALFEDRLEQAIHGAGRHGGSVVLLVIDLDGFKRVNDSLGHHAGDELLRQVARRILGRLQAGDTLSRMGGDEFTVVMPAFRDPSDAVRIGTELLKTLEGAFWVDERELFVTCSAGLAVYPEDGHDAATLQRHADVAMYRAKTAGKDTLRCFAPEMNETAQERLELEGGLRRALALGELELHYQPQVTLSGRPVAVEALVRWRHPILGLVLPEKFIPTAEESGLIVAIGGWVLTEACRQAAVWRDAGWPIRVAVNVSALQFARPDFFDTVEQAIKDAGLDPSLLEVELTESLVMRDPKDSARQMERLRALGVRVAVDDFGTGYSSLSYLHWLPIDVLKIDRSFVAGLGAPRNTQALVQAIVALARALGLTVVAEGVETTAQLAFLSELGCDLAQGYLFTKPMPAKEASAFLAVHDLGAA from the coding sequence TTGAATCCAGCCCTCGTCGGCGATGAGGTTCTGATGCACTCTATGGAAGGCCAGTACAATCCTGCCCTCGTCGCCCTCTCCTACGCTATTGCCACGATCGCCTCCTACGCCGCCCTCTCCCTGGCCGGCCGGGTCGCAGCCTCAGGCGGACGTGAACGCGCGGCGTGGCTCGTTGGCGGTGCTGCGGCCATGGGACTCGGTATCTGGGCGATGCACTTCGTCGGCATGCTTGCCTTCTCCCTATCCACGCCGGTCGCCTACGACCCCCTCACGGTTTTGGCTTCGCTGATCGTCGCGGTGCTGGCCTCGGGCGTCGCCCTCTTCACTGCTGGGCGCTCCCATCTGCGCCTCCCGCGCCTCTTACTCAGCGGCCTGACGATGGGCTTCGGCGTCGCTGCAATGCACTACATGGGTATGTCGGCCATGCGGCTCGGGGGCTCGATGGGATACAACCCGCCCCTCGTCGTCCTCTCTGTCCTGATCGCGGTTGCCGCCTCCATCGTGGCCTTGTGGCTCGCCTTCCGGTTGCGGGACGGCACCGCACCCGGCGTCTCACGGCTCATGGCAGCGCTGGTCATGGGGGGAGCGGTCGTTGGGATGCACTACACCGGGCAGTCCGCCACCCGCTTCTCCACCCACAGTGCGCACGAAGTGGCCAGCCCGATCCAAGGCGTTGATGCCCTCGGGCTGGCCGTCCAGGTGGCAGCCGGCACCCTCTTCGTCCTGTTGCTTGCCCTTTTCGCCGCCTTCGCCAACGAGCGGGTTAAGGCTCAGGCCCGCCGAGTGGAGGAGCGGATCCAGCAAAGCCGTGCGCTCGAAGCCCGGGTCGCTGAGCGCACGGCCGAACTCGAGGCTGAGCGTCGTCACCTGGAGCGGCTGGCCGAGCAACGTCGGCGCCTGCTTGAGGTGGCCCGGGCCATCCTCCCGAGCCGCTCGTCTGGCGAAACAATTTCGACCGTCCTGGGTGCTGTTCGGGAGTTGCTGGACATCGATGTCGCCACCTTCTTGCGCTTTGAGCCAGGTGCGCGGCGGCTTCGCCCCTCCGGCATGATTGGCGCTGAGCGGATGAGTCCGGGCGACCCTGCCGAGAACTGGTCTGCTGATCAAGGGGTCATCGGCGATACTCTCCGTTCAGGTAGGGCGGAACTCGTCAACCAGGCCCACCTTGACCCTCGTTCGGTGTACCCCGACGGTGTTCAGGTCGAGATTGAGCACCTCATCTCTGTTCCGCTGACGACAAAACGTGGTCTCTTGGGTGTGTTCTACTTCAACCGGCTCCGGAACCCACCCTTCAGAGAGGATGAATTCGAGCTGGTGCAGCTCTTCATCAGCTACGCAGCCGCGGCAGTGGAGCAGCGGGAGCTGACCGATCAGCTCGCCCATCAGGCGACCCACGACTCCCTGACCGGCCTCCCGAACCGCGCGTTGTTCGAGGATCGACTCGAGCAGGCCATCCATGGAGCGGGGCGGCACGGAGGTTCGGTGGTTTTGCTCGTCATAGACCTGGATGGCTTCAAGCGAGTGAACGACAGCCTTGGCCATCACGCAGGCGACGAGTTGCTCCGGCAGGTGGCGCGTCGGATCCTCGGTCGACTTCAGGCAGGCGACACCCTCTCGCGGATGGGTGGGGATGAGTTCACGGTGGTGATGCCCGCCTTTCGCGACCCGTCGGACGCGGTCAGGATTGGGACTGAGCTGCTCAAAACCCTTGAAGGCGCATTCTGGGTGGATGAGCGGGAGCTGTTCGTCACTTGCAGCGCTGGTCTGGCGGTCTATCCAGAGGATGGCCATGACGCCGCAACGTTGCAGCGCCACGCGGACGTCGCGATGTACCGCGCTAAGACAGCGGGCAAGGATACGCTGCGCTGCTTCGCGCCTGAGATGAACGAGACCGCGCAGGAACGGCTTGAGCTCGAGGGTGGGCTGCGCCGGGCGCTGGCGCTTGGCGAGCTCGAGCTTCACTACCAGCCGCAGGTCACGCTGAGTGGGAGGCCGGTCGCGGTCGAGGCCCTCGTGCGCTGGCGGCACCCGATCCTCGGGCTGGTACTACCGGAGAAGTTCATCCCGACCGCCGAGGAAAGTGGCCTGATCGTTGCCATAGGTGGATGGGTGCTGACGGAGGCCTGCCGTCAAGCGGCGGTGTGGCGCGACGCAGGCTGGCCGATCCGAGTCGCGGTGAATGTCTCGGCCCTTCAGTTTGCTCGGCCCGACTTCTTTGACACAGTCGAGCAGGCGATCAAGGATGCTGGCCTCGACCCGAGCTTGCTGGAAGTGGAACTTACTGAAAGCCTGGTGATGCGCGATCCAAAAGATTCGGCCCGGCAGATGGAGCGCCTGCGGGCGCTTGGGGTACGGGTGGCAGTGGACGACTTCGGGACCGGATATTCGAGCCTGTCGTACCTGCACTGGTTACCGATCGACGTCCTGAAGATTGACCGCTCGTTCGTGGCCGGGCTCGGGGCGCCGCGCAACACCCAGGCTCTGGTGCAGGCGATCGTGGCGCTGGCGCGGGCCCTTGGCCTCACAGTCGTTGCCGAGGGGGTGGAGACAACCGCCCAGCTGGCCTTTCTGAGTGAACTCGGCTGCGACCTGGCTCAGGGCTACCTCTTCACCAAGCCGATGCCAGCGAAAGAGGCGAGCGCATTCCTGGCTGTGCATGACTTAGGTGCCGCCTGA